The proteins below come from a single Halostagnicola larsenii XH-48 genomic window:
- a CDS encoding metal ABC transporter permease, with product MNLRRTAEFVGIGATGMLAVLMLAFVGLEWLRGYGIAGGLYDQFIFFGMWMDVYLGTNVFSHGFMWRSIATAVFIGIVAPLVGTYLVHREMALIGETLAHTAFAGVAFGLLFSATTGWDGSLLTVALVVGVLGALGVQWLTARTNTYGDVPIAIMLTGSFAVGTLLISYGRGLSGVNIEEYLFGSASYVTTGGSQLMAVLSLLIVSVVALTYKQLLFITFDEQAARVARLNVTWYNTLLIVMTAVVVVGAMQILGVILVAAMLVIPVAAASQVAHSFKETLILSVLFGQLSVLGGYAIAINQGLPPGGSIVVAAIVIYLVAIFGSSRSVSALSTH from the coding sequence ATGAATCTGAGACGTACCGCTGAGTTCGTCGGAATCGGAGCGACTGGGATGTTGGCAGTTCTCATGCTCGCGTTCGTCGGCCTCGAGTGGCTCCGTGGCTACGGAATCGCGGGCGGTCTGTACGACCAGTTTATCTTCTTCGGAATGTGGATGGACGTCTACCTGGGAACGAACGTCTTCAGTCACGGGTTCATGTGGCGGTCGATCGCGACGGCGGTCTTCATCGGAATCGTCGCGCCGCTGGTCGGAACGTACCTGGTCCACCGGGAGATGGCGCTCATCGGAGAAACGCTCGCGCACACGGCCTTTGCCGGCGTCGCCTTCGGCCTGTTGTTCAGCGCAACGACCGGCTGGGACGGCTCGTTGCTGACCGTCGCCCTCGTCGTCGGCGTGCTCGGCGCGCTCGGGGTCCAGTGGCTCACGGCACGGACGAACACCTACGGGGACGTACCCATCGCAATCATGCTTACCGGGAGTTTCGCCGTCGGTACGCTCCTGATTAGCTACGGACGTGGTCTCTCCGGCGTAAATATCGAGGAGTACCTGTTCGGAAGCGCCTCCTACGTGACGACCGGCGGCTCACAGCTGATGGCGGTGTTGAGCCTCCTCATCGTGAGCGTCGTCGCGCTGACGTACAAACAACTGCTGTTTATCACCTTCGACGAACAGGCCGCCCGCGTCGCCCGGCTCAACGTCACCTGGTACAACACCCTCCTGATCGTAATGACCGCCGTCGTGGTCGTCGGCGCCATGCAAATTCTCGGGGTCATCCTCGTCGCCGCGATGTTGGTCATCCCCGTTGCAGCCGCCTCGCAGGTCGCACACAGTTTCAAAGAGACGCTTATCCTCTCCGTCCTGTTCGGACAGCTTTCGGTCCTCGGCGGCTACGCCATCGCCATCAATCAGGGTCTCCCGCCGGGCGGATCGATCGTCGTCGCCGCGATCGTCATCTACCTCGTCGCTATTTTCGGCTCGAGCCGGTCGGTCTCGGCGCTTTCGACGCACTAA
- a CDS encoding acetate--CoA ligase family protein, translating into MGRLSELFEPETVAVIGATDRKGAVGRAILENLSSGFAGEVVPINPNRETVLGYECYPDVESAPSVDLAVVIVPPPVVLQTLREIGESGTEHVVVITAGFGETGGEGAERERELREIAEEYDLNVVGPNSLGIMSTPVGMNATFGPEHALEGSISFMSQSGAFITAVLDWANDQQIGFRDVVSLGNKSVLEETDFVREWGDDSETDVIIGYLEDIEAGDEFIRVARSVTDETPIVLVKSGRTDAGAHAASSHTGAIAGSERAYETGLQQAGVLRAQSVQELFDYARALSGLPAPESGDVAVVTNAGGPGVLTTDAVGDSTLEMASLTEETVAALSESMPDEANVYNPIDIIGDADVDRFGEALDTALSDPNVGSAVVVSAPTAVLTYDDLAEVVIETRERHGKPVVTSMMGGKRARAAEEALRESGIPNYFDPARAVSGLDALARYRDVRERTRDEPEAFDVDRERARKILERAKSRPGNQLGIESMDLLEAYGVPTPNGSVVDDPADARELAESIDGDVVMKIASPEIAHKSDIGGVKVGVPDAEVYDAYEDLIARARNYQPDAGILGVQVQEMLDLDDSTETILGVNRDPQFGPLLLFGLGGIFVEILEDTSVRVAPIGESEARDMIDDVKASPLLAGARGREPANTDAVVEAIQRLSQLVTDFPAILELDINPLVAGPTNAQAIDLVVTVDTEKL; encoded by the coding sequence ATGGGAAGGCTATCCGAGCTGTTCGAACCCGAGACCGTCGCCGTCATCGGCGCGACCGACCGCAAGGGTGCGGTCGGTCGGGCGATCCTCGAGAACCTCTCGAGCGGCTTCGCGGGCGAGGTCGTCCCGATAAATCCGAACCGCGAGACCGTTCTCGGATACGAGTGCTATCCGGACGTGGAGAGCGCCCCCTCGGTCGATCTTGCGGTCGTCATCGTCCCGCCGCCGGTCGTGCTCCAGACGCTTCGAGAGATCGGCGAATCGGGAACCGAACACGTCGTCGTCATCACGGCTGGCTTCGGAGAAACCGGTGGCGAAGGCGCAGAACGCGAGCGTGAACTCCGTGAAATCGCCGAAGAGTACGACCTCAACGTCGTCGGTCCGAACAGTCTGGGGATCATGTCGACGCCCGTCGGGATGAACGCGACGTTCGGGCCGGAGCACGCGCTCGAGGGATCGATATCCTTCATGAGCCAGTCGGGGGCGTTCATCACCGCGGTCCTCGACTGGGCGAACGACCAGCAGATCGGCTTCCGCGACGTCGTCTCGCTGGGGAACAAGTCCGTGCTCGAGGAGACGGACTTCGTCCGGGAGTGGGGCGACGATTCCGAGACGGACGTCATCATCGGCTATCTCGAGGATATCGAGGCGGGAGACGAGTTCATCCGCGTCGCCCGTTCGGTCACCGACGAAACGCCGATCGTCCTCGTCAAATCCGGCCGGACCGACGCGGGGGCCCACGCGGCCTCCTCGCACACTGGCGCTATCGCCGGGAGCGAACGGGCGTACGAAACGGGCCTCCAACAGGCCGGTGTGTTGCGCGCACAGTCCGTTCAAGAACTGTTCGATTACGCTCGTGCGCTTTCGGGGCTTCCGGCCCCCGAGTCCGGCGACGTGGCCGTGGTGACGAACGCGGGCGGCCCCGGCGTTTTGACGACGGACGCGGTGGGTGACTCGACGCTCGAGATGGCGTCGCTTACCGAGGAGACCGTCGCGGCGTTATCCGAGTCGATGCCAGACGAGGCCAACGTCTATAATCCGATCGACATCATCGGCGATGCGGACGTCGACCGGTTCGGCGAGGCCCTCGACACCGCCCTGTCCGACCCGAACGTCGGGAGCGCAGTCGTCGTGAGCGCGCCGACGGCCGTTCTGACCTACGACGACCTCGCAGAGGTCGTAATCGAAACGCGCGAACGACACGGTAAGCCCGTCGTCACCTCGATGATGGGCGGGAAGCGAGCGAGAGCCGCAGAGGAGGCGCTTCGCGAGTCCGGCATTCCGAACTACTTCGATCCGGCGCGAGCGGTCTCGGGACTCGACGCCCTCGCTCGTTACCGTGACGTTCGCGAGCGCACGCGCGATGAACCGGAGGCGTTCGACGTCGACCGCGAGCGTGCCCGTAAAATTCTCGAGCGCGCGAAATCGCGTCCGGGAAACCAACTCGGCATCGAATCGATGGATCTGCTCGAGGCGTACGGGGTACCAACCCCGAACGGATCGGTCGTCGACGATCCGGCGGACGCGCGGGAACTCGCAGAATCGATCGACGGGGATGTCGTCATGAAAATCGCGAGTCCGGAGATCGCACACAAATCGGATATCGGCGGAGTCAAGGTCGGCGTTCCAGACGCCGAAGTGTACGACGCCTACGAGGATCTGATCGCGCGAGCGCGCAACTACCAGCCCGACGCAGGGATTCTCGGCGTCCAGGTACAGGAGATGCTCGATCTGGACGACTCGACCGAAACCATCCTCGGCGTGAATCGCGACCCGCAGTTCGGACCGTTACTGCTGTTTGGACTCGGCGGCATCTTCGTCGAAATCCTCGAGGATACGTCGGTCCGGGTCGCGCCGATCGGAGAGAGCGAAGCGCGGGATATGATCGATGACGTGAAGGCGTCACCGCTTCTGGCCGGGGCTCGCGGCCGCGAGCCCGCGAACACCGACGCGGTCGTAGAAGCGATCCAACGCCTGTCCCAACTGGTCACCGACTTCCCGGCGATCCTCGAACTCGATATCAATCCGCTCGTTGCGGGCCCGACCAACGCACAGGCGATCGACCTCGTCGTCACCGTGGACACGGAGAAACTATGA
- a CDS encoding PRC-barrel domain-containing protein produces the protein MDDTQQEITSLVGREVYSNNGVFVGEVEDLRLNVDGQTVTGLALGSLNTELFEAEARSASGVIVPYRWVRAAGDVILINDVVERVRNADEDEEELIA, from the coding sequence ATGGACGATACACAGCAGGAAATAACCTCCCTCGTGGGTCGTGAAGTTTATTCGAACAATGGTGTTTTCGTGGGGGAAGTCGAGGACCTCCGTTTGAACGTCGACGGACAGACCGTAACCGGACTCGCGCTGGGCAGTCTCAACACGGAGCTATTCGAAGCCGAGGCACGAAGCGCAAGCGGCGTTATCGTTCCCTACCGGTGGGTCCGGGCCGCAGGAGACGTTATCCTCATCAACGACGTCGTCGAACGCGTCCGCAACGCCGACGAGGACGAAGAAGAACTGATCGCGTAG
- a CDS encoding metal ABC transporter solute-binding protein, Zn/Mn family, with translation MNLSRRSVLQMGVGTATLAAGAGCLSEPEQGSSEGGYAAFFPLWDWTQQVAGDEMDIENAIETGQMGHGWEPPSDLQRDIADSRVFVYLDTEQFAWAQEYAREFEQDYDRITVIDCMDGLENHLLGTDTGTDIDSEPADHDFDPEKVDITNATLYEYRTGAEVGSWHNGHWHGGVPDVPLDDEVAITAVLEDGEGRVLPLGSDAQFQLEAAFANGEDDALEIESRGDHVVFGGTDTTRVDVAFELVADGDVVWETSEEPTTVSVVEELEETDAPENADPHVWIDPVIAQDIVETIAEGLAEADPDNAETYEENAASYIEDLRAVDERFHELTETADRTVAVFAGHDSYQYIERRYGFELHTPTGISPDDVQSSEDISEMIDLVEEHDIDTILYDPFETQDPGEDVPDMVDVLLEETDATESEPLTPLEGNTEEWDDAGYGWVEQMESVNVPSLERALGSE, from the coding sequence ATGAACCTTTCACGCCGTTCCGTCCTTCAGATGGGAGTGGGCACAGCCACGCTCGCCGCGGGTGCTGGCTGTCTCAGCGAGCCGGAACAGGGCAGTTCTGAGGGAGGGTACGCCGCGTTCTTTCCGCTCTGGGACTGGACCCAGCAGGTCGCCGGGGACGAGATGGACATCGAGAACGCCATCGAAACGGGCCAGATGGGACACGGATGGGAGCCGCCCAGCGACCTCCAGCGGGATATCGCAGACTCGAGGGTGTTCGTGTATCTGGACACCGAGCAATTCGCATGGGCCCAGGAGTACGCCAGGGAGTTCGAGCAGGATTACGACCGCATCACCGTAATCGATTGCATGGACGGACTCGAGAATCACCTTCTCGGGACGGACACCGGAACCGACATCGATAGTGAACCGGCGGACCACGATTTCGACCCGGAGAAGGTCGACATCACGAACGCGACCCTCTACGAGTACCGCACCGGTGCGGAAGTCGGGTCCTGGCACAACGGTCATTGGCACGGCGGCGTTCCGGACGTCCCGCTCGACGACGAAGTTGCGATCACTGCCGTCCTCGAAGACGGCGAGGGGCGGGTTCTCCCGCTCGGAAGCGACGCGCAGTTTCAGCTCGAGGCCGCGTTTGCGAACGGCGAGGACGACGCCCTCGAAATCGAGTCTCGAGGGGACCACGTGGTGTTCGGCGGGACCGACACGACGCGGGTGGACGTCGCCTTCGAACTCGTCGCCGACGGGGACGTCGTCTGGGAGACCAGCGAGGAGCCGACTACCGTCTCGGTCGTCGAGGAACTCGAGGAAACCGACGCGCCGGAGAACGCGGATCCGCACGTCTGGATCGATCCGGTTATCGCACAGGACATCGTCGAAACGATCGCCGAAGGCCTCGCTGAGGCCGATCCCGACAATGCCGAGACGTACGAAGAAAACGCGGCGAGCTACATCGAGGACCTGCGGGCCGTCGACGAGCGATTTCACGAACTCACCGAAACTGCAGACCGCACTGTCGCCGTCTTCGCCGGACACGATTCGTACCAGTACATCGAACGCCGATACGGATTCGAACTCCATACGCCGACCGGGATTTCGCCCGACGACGTCCAGAGCAGCGAGGACATCTCCGAAATGATCGACCTCGTCGAGGAACACGATATCGACACGATCCTGTACGACCCCTTCGAGACACAAGATCCTGGCGAGGACGTTCCCGACATGGTCGACGTACTGCTCGAGGAAACCGACGCGACCGAATCCGAGCCCCTGACGCCGCTCGAGGGAAATACCGAGGAGTGGGACGACGCGGGCTACGGGTGGGTCGAACAGATGGAATCGGTGAACGTTCCCTCGCTGGAACGAGCGCTCGGGTCGGAGTAA
- a CDS encoding metal ABC transporter ATP-binding protein, giving the protein MNPVVDIENVTFAYGDSVAVRDVSLTISEGDFLGLIGPNGSGKTTLLHLMLGLYAPDSGSIELFGEPVSEFDRGERIGYVSQQATSRGGTMPVTVREVVTMGRFPHAGHARLTERDREIVDDAMETVGITDLADQRANQLSGGQRQRAFIARALASEADLLALDEPTVGVDAESRDEFYRLLESLNESGITIVLIEHDIGVVTDRADHIACINQELYHHGDTESFVESDALTEAYGTSGQVVHHHH; this is encoded by the coding sequence GTGAATCCTGTCGTCGATATCGAGAACGTCACGTTCGCCTACGGGGACAGCGTCGCGGTTCGAGACGTGTCACTCACGATTTCGGAAGGGGACTTTCTCGGACTCATCGGGCCGAACGGGTCCGGAAAGACGACGCTGTTGCACCTCATGCTCGGACTGTACGCCCCCGATTCGGGATCGATCGAACTGTTTGGCGAACCGGTTTCCGAATTCGACCGCGGCGAACGGATCGGCTACGTCTCCCAGCAGGCGACCAGCCGCGGGGGAACGATGCCAGTGACCGTCCGCGAGGTCGTGACGATGGGGCGGTTCCCACACGCCGGTCACGCCAGGCTAACCGAGAGGGATCGCGAAATCGTCGACGACGCCATGGAAACGGTCGGGATCACGGACCTGGCCGACCAGCGGGCCAACCAACTCTCGGGCGGACAGCGCCAGCGGGCGTTCATCGCTCGAGCGCTCGCCTCGGAGGCTGACCTGCTCGCGCTCGACGAACCAACGGTCGGCGTCGACGCCGAATCTCGAGACGAGTTCTATCGCCTGCTCGAGTCCTTGAACGAGTCGGGGATCACGATCGTGTTGATCGAACACGACATCGGCGTCGTCACGGACCGGGCGGATCACATCGCCTGTATCAACCAGGAGTTATACCATCACGGAGATACCGAATCGTTCGTCGAAAGCGACGCCCTGACCGAGGCGTACGGCACATCCGGACAGGTCGTCCACCACCATCACTGA
- a CDS encoding phosphotransacetylase family protein, producing the protein MTDTDTTPASDSTNRTDTETVLISSLEASTGKTAIAIALARLSRESDDSDRAVGYMKPRGTRLESNVGKTLDEDPFLARELLGFEAEIHDMEPIVYSPTFIEQVIRGREEPDELRERVQEAYETLASECDRLFVEGGGNLDVGGIIDLTDADVADLLDARVLLVATYESPGDLDRITTAARTFGDRLAGVVFNNVSEAAYDELETDVVPFLDGRGISTYGILPREQTLAGVTVEELADELGATTLVGDDSDSYVERFTVGAMGAESALSHFRRTKNAAVITGGDRSEIHTAALEAPGVRCLVLTGGHRPPGAILGQATEQGLPVLSVQTDTLTTVERAEDIVQSGRTRSRQTVEEMESLLTEYADVDRILETAFAD; encoded by the coding sequence ATGACTGACACAGACACCACCCCAGCTAGCGACTCGACCAACCGAACCGACACCGAGACGGTGCTCATCAGTTCGCTCGAGGCGAGCACCGGAAAGACCGCGATCGCGATCGCGCTCGCCCGACTCTCACGCGAGAGTGACGATTCGGACCGTGCGGTCGGATACATGAAACCGCGGGGGACGCGCCTCGAGAGCAATGTCGGGAAGACTCTCGACGAAGATCCGTTTCTCGCTCGAGAACTTCTCGGATTCGAGGCCGAAATCCACGATATGGAGCCGATCGTCTACTCGCCGACGTTCATCGAACAGGTGATTCGCGGCCGAGAAGAGCCCGACGAACTCCGTGAGCGAGTCCAGGAAGCGTACGAAACGCTCGCTTCCGAGTGCGATCGACTGTTCGTCGAAGGCGGCGGCAATCTCGATGTTGGGGGCATCATCGATCTCACGGATGCAGACGTCGCGGACTTACTCGACGCTCGCGTTCTCCTCGTCGCCACCTACGAGTCACCCGGCGACCTCGACCGCATCACGACCGCGGCGAGAACGTTCGGTGATCGCCTCGCGGGGGTCGTTTTCAACAACGTTTCCGAGGCGGCCTACGACGAACTCGAGACGGATGTCGTGCCGTTTCTCGATGGACGGGGAATCTCGACGTACGGAATCCTTCCGAGAGAGCAGACGCTCGCGGGAGTCACCGTCGAGGAACTCGCCGACGAACTCGGCGCAACGACGCTCGTCGGGGACGACTCCGACTCGTACGTAGAGCGATTCACCGTCGGTGCGATGGGTGCAGAAAGCGCACTGTCGCACTTTCGCCGGACGAAAAACGCCGCCGTCATCACGGGCGGTGATCGGTCCGAGATCCACACCGCGGCTCTCGAGGCGCCGGGGGTTCGCTGTCTCGTCCTGACCGGCGGGCATCGTCCGCCGGGTGCCATTCTCGGTCAGGCGACCGAGCAAGGGTTGCCGGTACTATCGGTCCAGACGGACACGCTCACCACCGTCGAGCGCGCCGAAGATATCGTTCAGAGCGGGCGGACTCGAAGCCGACAGACCGTCGAAGAGATGGAATCGTTGCTCACAGAATACGCGGACGTCGATCGAATACTCGAGACAGCATTCGCTGACTGA